The proteins below come from a single Papaver somniferum cultivar HN1 chromosome 11, ASM357369v1, whole genome shotgun sequence genomic window:
- the LOC113324383 gene encoding uncharacterized protein LOC113324383, protein MVERGFELASRCCICEEEQNNMHHLLWDCKFSKQIWHWICSVFNFAIPKSFEDVWSSAKNKSPFIKECWIIAACAILKELWFQRNKLWFEQINPNIPRFKARIKKTIYEGSLRMKSNNWNSDIDNQVILYFKLEPRKIKFQNIKTCFWSPPCPGFIMFCCDGASIGNPGLAGFGVVIRDHLSQVLRVITGGIGIATNYLAEVYVVISVVELAVEWEVHNVILNSDSKTVITEFENNQMPWFVKMRWQKAIRHIQSIIFLHSYMETNFAADTTTKKGARLAAGQRQAYYGRPNILARVKQPNVEYYRIC, encoded by the coding sequence ATGGTAGAAAGGGGTTTTGAATTAGCATCCAGGTGTTGCATTTGTGAAGAAGAACAAAACAATATGCATCATTTGTTATGGGACTGTAAGTTCAGTAAGCAGATTTGGCATTGGATTTGCTCTGTATTCAACTTTGCAATTCCAAAATCCTTTGAAGATGTGTGGAGCAGTGCAAAAAATAAAAGTCCTTTCATTAAAGAATGCTGGATCATAGCAGCCTGTGCAATTTTAAAAGAACTTTGGTTCCAGAGAAACAAGTTGTGGTTTGAACAGATAAATCCAAATATTCCAAGATTTAAGGCAAGAATCAAAAAAACAATTTATGAAGGGAGCCTCAGAATGAAAAGCAACAATTGGAATTCTGACATTGATAATCAGGTAATCCTGTACTTTAAACTTGAaccaagaaaaatcaaatttcaaaatattaAAACTTGTTTCTGGAGTCCACCTTGTCCTGGGTTTATCATGTTCTGCTGTGATGGTGCTTCAATTGGGAACCCAGGCCTTGctggttttggtgtagtgatTAGAGATCATTTGAGTCAAGTATTGAGAGTTATAACTGGTGGAATTGGTATTGCTACAAATTACTTAGCAGAAGTATATGTAGTCATAAGTGTAGTGGAGTTGGCAGTTGAATGGGAGGTGCATAATGTAATACTTAATTCAGACTCCAAAACAGTCATAACTGAATTTGAAAACAATCAGATGCCCTGGTTTGTGAAAATGAGATGGCAGAAGGCAATAAGACACATTCAATCTATCATATTCTTACACAGCTACATGGAAACAAACTTTGCAGCAGACACAACAACAAAGAAAGGTGCTAGATTGGCAGCAGGGCAAAGACAAGCATATTATGGAAGACCTAACATTCTAGCAAGAGTAAAGCAACcaaatgtggaatattatagaatCTGTTAA